One region of Candidatus Aminicenantes bacterium genomic DNA includes:
- a CDS encoding metal ABC transporter permease produces MSELLQLPFMQRALIASIVLGVLLAYLGIFVTLRKMAFFSDGIAHAALAGAAIGLLTRFSPLLSALIFSMFLAALIYWLEKKSSLASDSIIGILFTSGMALGIILISLRRGYQPELIGYLFGNILAIRRQDMALIVLISLLIMAFILTQKRKLTLLALDREMAYMAGVNPDLYQLLLYIMLAAALVLGIRVLGIILVSAILIIPVSSARLLSRSFRSLVLWTVLTAEGVMIGGLLISYYLNLPSGAVIVLTG; encoded by the coding sequence ATGAGCGAACTGCTGCAATTGCCATTCATGCAACGGGCCCTCATCGCCAGCATCGTGCTGGGCGTTCTCCTGGCTTACCTGGGCATATTCGTCACCTTGCGGAAAATGGCGTTTTTCAGCGACGGCATCGCCCACGCGGCGCTGGCCGGGGCGGCCATCGGCCTGCTGACCCGTTTCAGCCCCCTGCTGTCGGCATTGATCTTCAGCATGTTCCTGGCCGCCCTGATCTATTGGCTGGAAAAGAAAAGCAGCCTCGCCAGCGATTCGATCATCGGCATCCTGTTCACCTCGGGCATGGCCCTGGGCATCATCCTGATCAGTTTACGCCGCGGCTATCAACCCGAACTGATCGGCTACCTTTTCGGCAACATCCTGGCCATCCGCCGCCAGGACATGGCTCTGATCGTCCTTATTTCCCTGCTGATCATGGCCTTCATCCTGACCCAGAAGCGCAAGCTGACCCTGCTGGCCCTGGACCGGGAAATGGCCTACATGGCCGGCGTGAATCCCGATCTCTACCAGCTCCTGCTCTACATCATGCTCGCCGCCGCCCTGGTGCTGGGCATCCGCGTTCTGGGCATCATCCTGGTCAGCGCCATCCTGATCATCCCGGTTTCCAGCGCCCGCCTGCTGAGCCGCTCGTTCCGCTCGCTGGTGCTGTGGACGGTGCTGACGGCCGAAGGGGTCATGATCGGCGGGCTGCTCATCTCCTATTACCTCAACCTGCCCAGCGGCGCCGTCATCGTCCTGACCGGC
- a CDS encoding metal ABC transporter ATP-binding protein, with protein MEPILEVKNLSVRFGNLPALEKVSFTIEKEEIIAIIGPNGSGKTTLLKAILGLIPYDGEIKIFAKDVQQVLPLLGYVPQHFAFEKSFPLTVEEFVGLTCRKPDQLPFGGVLPAAGMAGLKDKLVGELSGGQLQRVLIAHAMLHQPKILFLDEATSGIDIEGLADFYSTIQRLNREHGVTVLMVSHEISMVYKFSDRIICLNRDLISHGETKSALNQEVLKKLYGDSADLKTHDHHGSPS; from the coding sequence ATGGAACCGATCCTGGAAGTCAAGAATTTGTCGGTGCGCTTCGGAAATTTGCCGGCCCTGGAAAAGGTCAGTTTCACCATTGAAAAAGAGGAAATCATCGCCATCATCGGCCCCAACGGTTCGGGAAAAACCACCCTGCTGAAAGCCATTTTGGGGCTGATCCCCTATGATGGTGAAATAAAAATATTCGCCAAGGACGTCCAGCAGGTCCTGCCGCTGCTGGGTTACGTCCCTCAGCATTTCGCCTTTGAAAAGAGCTTCCCACTGACGGTTGAGGAATTCGTCGGCCTCACCTGCCGCAAGCCCGACCAGCTGCCGTTTGGCGGAGTCCTGCCGGCAGCGGGCATGGCCGGGCTGAAGGACAAGCTGGTCGGCGAACTCTCCGGCGGCCAGCTGCAGCGGGTGCTGATCGCCCACGCCATGCTGCACCAGCCGAAGATCCTGTTCCTGGACGAGGCAACCAGCGGCATCGACATCGAAGGGCTGGCCGACTTCTATTCGACCATCCAGCGCCTGAACCGCGAGCACGGCGTGACCGTCCTGATGGTCTCCCACGAAATCAGCATGGTCTACAAGTTCAGCGACCGCATCATCTGCTTGAATCGCGACCTGATCTCGCACGGCGAGACCAAGTCCGCCCTCAACCAGGAGGTGCTGAAAAAACTGTACGGCGACAGTGCCGATTTGAAAACCCACGACCACCACGGATCGCCGTCATGA
- a CDS encoding metal ABC transporter substrate-binding protein produces MKKNWPIIIFMVSACCLANRALCSSPAAPAPEPLRLAATIFPLADMVRQVAGPDARVIQILPAGASPHTFDLTPGKIRELQKARLIFKIGIIDDWIDGIAESVPGAEIVSLQSRVVLKSFPADGHEHERRDASHPLFDPHYWLDLKNGAIMTQSICARLVALDPGRAALYRENSRRYQNELLRLDAELKRTCAALKNRKLIVFHDGWRYFASAYGLEIVAVFQPAPGREPTPRDLQKLYALARTDKIKVVFSEPQLPTTTLEPLLEDLDLRLLSLDPLGGAIAGDSYTGLMRRNVESLLSADRL; encoded by the coding sequence ATGAAAAAAAATTGGCCCATCATCATCTTTATGGTGTCGGCATGCTGCCTGGCGAACCGGGCGTTATGTTCCTCGCCGGCAGCGCCTGCACCGGAACCGCTGCGCCTAGCGGCGACCATTTTTCCCCTGGCCGACATGGTCCGCCAGGTCGCCGGCCCCGACGCCAGGGTCATCCAGATCCTGCCCGCCGGCGCATCGCCCCACACCTTCGACCTGACCCCCGGCAAGATCAGGGAGCTGCAAAAGGCACGCCTCATATTCAAGATCGGCATCATCGACGACTGGATCGACGGGATCGCCGAAAGCGTACCCGGGGCGGAAATCGTCTCCCTGCAGAGCCGCGTCGTGCTGAAGTCTTTCCCAGCCGATGGCCACGAGCATGAGCGCCGCGACGCATCCCACCCGTTATTCGACCCCCATTACTGGCTCGACCTCAAGAACGGCGCCATCATGACCCAGAGCATCTGCGCCAGACTGGTTGCCCTGGACCCCGGCCGCGCGGCCTTGTACAGGGAGAACAGCCGACGCTACCAGAACGAGCTGCTGCGCCTGGACGCCGAGTTGAAACGGACCTGCGCCGCCCTGAAAAACCGCAAGCTGATCGTCTTCCATGACGGCTGGCGCTATTTTGCCTCGGCCTACGGCTTGGAAATCGTCGCCGTCTTTCAGCCTGCCCCGGGACGCGAACCGACGCCGCGCGACCTGCAGAAGCTATACGCCCTGGCCCGGACCGACAAGATCAAAGTTGTCTTTTCCGAGCCGCAGCTGCCTACCACGACCTTGGAGCCGCTGCTGGAAGATTTGGACTTGCGCTTGCTCAGCCTCGATCCGTTGGGCGGCGCCATTGCCGGCGATTCCTATACCGGGCTGATGCGCCGCAACGTCGAAAGCCTGCTTAGCGCCGACCGCTTGTGA